From one Triticum aestivum cultivar Chinese Spring chromosome 4B, IWGSC CS RefSeq v2.1, whole genome shotgun sequence genomic stretch:
- the LOC123090161 gene encoding uncharacterized protein: protein TKARWGAGHLPHRRVRPPPDALPAVVVLHGHVGGHGRRGVRQRRRARQVPQTRGRQRPAIGVRRARWTSALGAGSWPSWRRCSERASWPPTCPTASGCSGRTSRRTSRWWGCGGGSATVAELVWGDEYELDPELLDPPLELVLGSNVVYSEEVVGDLLATLTRLVGPGTSVLLAGELRNGPYMVVPWWSASWRRPWGSSRSSAWSRRSGTPTSAPTTSSSSSSSRFKKTPPPLPVSLP from the exons ACGAAGGCGAGGTGGGGCGCCGGTCACCTTCCCCATCGACGCGTGCGGCCGCCGCCTGACGCTCTACCAGCAGTTGTCGTCCTTCACGGACACGTCGGGGGTCACGGGCGCCGTGGTGTGAGACAGCGGCGTCGTGCTCGCCAAGTTCCTCAAACACGCGGCCGACAGCGGCCTGCTATTGGTGTGCGGCGCGCGCGGTGGACCTCGGCGTTGGGTGCCGGCTCGTGGCCGTCGTGGCGGCGCTGCTCGGAGCGCGCGTCGTGGCCACCGACCTGCCCGACCGCGTCCGGCTGCTCCGGAAGAACCTCGAGGAGAACGTCGAGGTGGTGGGGATGTGGGGGCGGGTCGGCAACGGTGGCGGAGCTAGTGTGGGGCGACGAGTACGAGCTCGACCCCGAGCTGCTGGACCCACCGCTGGAGCTCGTGCTGGGGTCGAACGTGGTGTACAGCGAGGAGGTCGTCGGTGACCTGCTAGCCACGCTCACTCGGCTGGTGGGGCCGGGCACCAGCGTGCTGCTCGCCGGCGAGCTCCGCAACG GACCATACATGGTGGTGCCATGGTGGAGTGCTTCTTGGAGGCGGCCATGGGGGAGTTCGAGATCGAGTGCGTGGAGCAGGCGCAGTGGCACCCCGACTTCCGCACCAACcacgtcgtcatcttcatcctcctcAAGATTCAAGAAGACACCGCCGCCGCTCCCTGTCTCACTGCCATAG
- the LOC123092706 gene encoding ERAD-associated E3 ubiquitin-protein ligase component HRD3, which translates to MAAALHRRLLLLAVLTVSALLPRAAAVRPFVLVLSGEDFLKDPSGAHPSLPSADGDSEDWDDFADDSPATDPLLSPSSWIPLLDPTTPSPSGDQQDPPSDALFVAGVRAMISAASSGDEAAFSTASAQIDAAATGGHPGAQSALAFLSGAGMARPVSRSRAFLLDKFAADAGDLQSKMALAYAYFRQEMYEEAVTLYAELAEAALTSSLISMEPPVIEPVRLHSGTEENKEALRKSRGEDDEDFQITEYQAQRGNAAAMYKLGLLYYYGLRGLRRDYGKSYYWFSKAVEKDEPRAMELMGEIFARGAGVERNYTLAYRWLRLAAQQEQYSAYNGLGYLYVKGYGVEKNLTKAKEYFEIAADHKEHGGYYNLGVLYLKGIGVKRDVMTACNYFLRAVNAGQPKAIYQVAKLFQKGIGLKRNLHMATVLYKSVAERGPWSSMSRWALESYLKGDIGKALLLYSRMADLGYEVAQSNAAWILDRYGDEHICMGESGFCSDMERHLRAHALWWQASEQGNEHAALLIGDAYYYGRGVGRDYERAAEAYMHAQSQSNAHAMFNLGYMHEHGHGLPLDLHLAKRYYDQAVEVDSAAKLPVMLALTSLWIRKNYAGSFMVNFIDSLPEMYPVVEEWVEDVLMDEGNATILTLFACLVTVLYLRERQRRQVVADNPQQPDGAPN; encoded by the exons ATGGCCGCCGCGCTCCACCGCCGTCTCCTCCTACTCGCCGTCCTCACCGTCTCCGCTCTCCTCCCCCGCGCCGCGGCCGTACGCCCCTTCGTGCTGGTCCTCTCCGGCGAAGACTTCCTCAAGGACCCCTCTGGCGCGCACCCCTCGCTGCCATCCGCCGACGGGGACAGCGAGGACTGGGATGACTTCGCGGACGACTCCCCCGCCACCGACCCCCTCCTCTCCCCGTCCTCCTGGATCCCCCTCCTTGACCCCACCACCCCCTCCCCGTCGGGCGATCAGCAGGACCCACCGTCCGATGCGCTCTTCGTCGCGGGCGTCCGCGCCATGATCTCAGCGGCATCCTCGGGGGACGAAGCCGCTTTCTCCACTGCGTCCGCGCAGATCGACGCTGCAGCCACTGGGGGACACCCCGGCGCACAGTCAGCGCTGGCGTTTCTCTCCGGAGCTGGAATGGCGCGCCCGGTCTCCCGCTCGCGCGCGTTCCTGCTGGACAAATTCGCCGCCGACGCAGGTGACCTCCAGTCTAAGATGGCGCTCGCCTACGCCTATTTTCGCCAGGAG ATGTATGAAGAGGCTGTCACACTATATGCCGAACTTGCAGAAGCTGCTCTTACAAGCTCCTTAATCTCGATGGAGCCACCAGTGATTGAACCAGTTCGGCTGCACAGTGGAACTGAAGAAAACAAGGAGGCCTTGAGGAAGTCCCGTGGTGAGGATGATGAAGATTTTCAAATCACGGAGTACCAGGCACAACGAGGCAATGCTGCCGCAATGTATAAATTAGGGCTTCTGTACTACTATGGACTACGAGGACTCAGACGTGATTATGGCAAATCATATTATTGGTTCTCTAAGGCTGTGGAGAAAGACGAGCCACGTGCTATGGAGCTTATGGGGGAGATCTTTGCTAGAGGTGCTGGAGTGGAAAGAAACTACACCCTAGCATACAGGTGGTTGAGACTTGCAGCACAGCAGGAACAGTACTCAGCTTACAATGGACTGGGTTATCTCTACGTGAAAGGCTATGGGGTGGAGAAGAACTTGACAAAA GCAAAGGAATATTTTGAAATTGCAGCTGACCATAAAGAGCATGGGGGTTATTATAACCTTGGTGTTCTATATCTAAAGGGTATTGGTGTAAAGAGGGATGTGATGACAGCATGCAATTATTTTCTTCGTGCAGTAAATGCTGGGCAACCAAAAGCTATTTATCAAGTGGCAAAGTTGTTCCAAAAAGGAATTGGTCTTAAGAGGAACCTCCATATG GCAACAGTTTTGTACAAGTCTGTTGCTGAGAGGGGCCCCTGGAGCTCGATGTCTAGGTGGGCTCTAGAATCTTATTTAAAAGGCGACATAGGGAAGGCATTGCTCTTATATTCTAGAATGGCAGATCTTGGGTACGAGGTTGCCCAAAGCAATGCCGCCTGGATTCTTGATAGATATGGCGATGAACATATTTGCATGGGAGAATCTGGCTTCTGTTCAGATATGGAAAGACATCTCCGTGCACATGCTTTGTGGTGGCAAGCATCTGAGCAGGGTAATGAGCATGCTGCTCTGTTGATTGGCGATGCCTACTACTATGGCCGG GGTGTAGGGAGGGACTATGAGCGTGCAGCAGAGGCATATATGCATGCTCAATCACAGTCTAATGCCCACGCCATGTTTAACCTTGGGTACATGCATGAGCACGGTCATGGACTTCCCCTTGATCTGCACTTGGCAAAAAGATATTATGATCAGGCTGTGGAGGTGGATTCAGCAGCTAAGCTTCCTGTCATGCTCGCACTAACTAGTCTATGGATAAGGAAAAACTATGCTGGCAGTTTTATG